One genomic region from Hyalangium ruber encodes:
- a CDS encoding non-ribosomal peptide synthetase: protein MSNASPASLRAAPATPSTLIALARERAARSPEGLLYTFLEEGSWEEQRLTYGELDRRARAIAGRLQAEGAAGERAVLLYPPGLDYITAFFGCLYAGVVAVPAYPPDPTRLQRMLPRLQAIASDAGARYVLTNSFIASMAEGLFEQAPDMRAMRWLATDALEAGVEDSWREPAVRREDLAFLQYTSGSTGTPKGVMLSHGHLLHNSELIARAFETSEESVGVIWLPPYHDMGLIGGILQPLYRGFPVVLMSPLDFLSRPVRWVQAISRYGATVSGGPNFAFDLCVRKSTAEERAALDLRQWRLAFSGAEPVSSATVERFCEAFGAAGFRRQAFYPCYGLAEATLLVSGGELSEEPVSRTFDAEALGHRRAESAREGEGRLLVGCGRAREGLEVAIVHPERQTPCAPGEVGEIWIAGGSVAAGYWRRPEETQRQFQARLPEGSGPYLRSGDLGFLDGRELYIAGRLKDLIIIRGRNHYPQDLERTVERSHAALRPGCCAAFSVTEGDEERLVVVQEVDVRRAPDLEEVAGAIRSAVQAEHELHAHAVVLLGPGAIPKTTSGKIQRHASRQGFLEGTLEELSRSTFRPVSASAPVRSVSAAQVREASGPERVERLAAHLRGLVARALEVPEEGVELERPVHSFGLDSLMAVEVVHALEHGLGLVVPMTGLLAESSLRQLAERLSPQIDAPAAAVSGALSQPTRVMSHGQEALWFLQQVAPESAAYNVSCAARILAAVDVGALRAAFEALVRRHPVLRTVYPVRGGMPAPEVREEPVSFELVDAAGLGDAALEQRVSEEVHRPFDLARGPIFRVRLFSRAPGEHVLLLVVHHIAADLWSMVLLLSELRQLYPALRAGQPSPLPPSSRSYGDFVAWQERLLASEQGEKQHAYWRQQLSGPLPVLAVPFDKPAPTVLGSAGAGVRFRLSAELTGGLKALARAEGTTLYTVLLGAFQLLLSRLSGQPEVLVGSPVAGRARAGFEPVVGYFVNPLVLRADLSGVPSFRDFLGQVRRRVLDALDHPDFPFYLLAKELQAHREPGRSPVVQAMFVLQRPHARGEEELAGFVLGEPGATLPLGELSLESFPLTPRTAPFELSLMMVEADGGLSGQFQYSTELFEPARLEAMARQWETLLTQVAARPGERVDRLKLMRPAEGEEVLAQGRGAPRDYPREASIGEVFAQQARATPQAVALVCGKERVSYAELDARANGLAHWLRERGVGPEDVVGLAVERSVELVVGMLGALKVGAAYMPLDLGLPRERLRFMLGETRPRLVLAPAARLGELEGLPAVAVEEVCRLSAAEPPRVAVHAESVANILFTSGSTGRPKGVAVTHRGVLHLAFNHYASLSPREVMLQLNTPLFDASTMETWGPLLNGARVVVSPPGVASLEELSRLIASEGVTTVLMTAALLRQMVDHQLEGLRPLRQVMAGGDAMPPAHARRLLDALPDTTLINVYGPTENACITSSYTLPRDSDPRRTVPLGAPLDDTDVYVLDGNLEPVPPGVVGELYTGGDGLARGYVGRPELTAERFVPHPFSQKPGARLYRTGDLARYRLDGNLEFLGRADAQVKVRGYRIELEEIEAVLAEHPAVKEAAVLVQGATVEDKRLVAFVVARQGGSPQPQELRAHLGRLLPEYMVPSAFVSLEALPLNSNGKLDRKALLSLAPQQMSQRTEYVAPRTPTEERLAEVLAEVLSVPRVGVHDDFFALGGHSLMATRAAARIHEVLGVSLPIRAFFEAPTLEKLAERLASASAPAAQPTIQRVSRTAHRMKLSQLAPTAPAPGRDDEPNP, encoded by the coding sequence ATGTCCAACGCCTCGCCCGCCTCGCTTCGAGCTGCCCCTGCCACGCCCTCCACGCTGATCGCGCTCGCGCGAGAGCGGGCGGCCCGTTCCCCCGAGGGGCTGCTGTACACCTTCCTGGAGGAGGGGAGCTGGGAGGAACAGCGGCTCACCTACGGCGAGCTGGATCGGCGGGCGCGGGCCATCGCGGGTCGCCTGCAGGCCGAGGGGGCGGCCGGTGAGCGCGCGGTGCTGCTCTATCCGCCGGGGCTCGACTACATCACCGCCTTCTTCGGGTGTCTCTACGCTGGGGTGGTTGCGGTGCCGGCCTATCCGCCGGATCCGACGCGGTTGCAGCGCATGTTGCCCCGGTTGCAGGCGATCGCCTCGGACGCGGGGGCGCGCTACGTGCTCACCAACTCCTTCATCGCCTCCATGGCCGAGGGCCTCTTCGAGCAGGCGCCGGACATGCGCGCCATGCGCTGGCTGGCCACGGACGCGCTGGAGGCGGGCGTGGAGGACAGCTGGCGCGAGCCCGCGGTCCGCCGCGAGGACCTGGCCTTCCTGCAGTACACCTCGGGCTCCACCGGGACGCCCAAGGGGGTGATGCTCAGCCACGGGCACCTGCTGCACAACTCGGAGCTCATCGCCCGCGCCTTCGAGACGAGCGAGGAGTCCGTGGGCGTCATCTGGCTGCCGCCCTACCACGACATGGGGCTCATCGGCGGCATCCTCCAGCCGCTGTACCGGGGCTTCCCGGTGGTGTTGATGTCGCCGCTGGACTTCCTGTCACGGCCGGTGCGCTGGGTGCAGGCCATCTCCCGCTACGGCGCCACGGTGAGCGGCGGGCCGAACTTCGCCTTCGACTTGTGCGTGCGGAAGTCCACCGCCGAGGAGCGCGCCGCGCTGGACCTGCGCCAGTGGCGGCTGGCCTTCAGTGGCGCCGAGCCGGTGAGCTCCGCCACCGTCGAGCGCTTCTGCGAGGCCTTCGGCGCCGCCGGCTTCCGCCGCCAGGCCTTCTACCCGTGCTACGGGCTGGCCGAGGCGACCCTGCTGGTGAGTGGTGGGGAGCTGAGCGAGGAGCCCGTCTCGCGCACCTTCGACGCCGAGGCGCTCGGGCACCGCCGGGCGGAGTCGGCGCGGGAAGGGGAGGGCCGGTTGCTGGTGGGCTGTGGCCGGGCGCGCGAGGGCCTGGAGGTGGCCATCGTTCACCCAGAGCGGCAGACGCCCTGCGCGCCGGGTGAAGTGGGGGAGATCTGGATCGCCGGAGGCAGCGTGGCGGCGGGCTACTGGCGCCGTCCGGAGGAGACGCAGCGCCAGTTCCAGGCGCGGCTGCCGGAGGGCAGCGGGCCCTACCTGCGTTCGGGGGATCTGGGCTTCCTCGACGGGCGCGAGCTCTACATCGCCGGCCGACTCAAGGATCTGATCATCATTCGCGGGCGCAACCACTACCCGCAGGACCTCGAGCGCACGGTGGAGCGCAGCCACGCCGCGCTGCGCCCGGGCTGCTGCGCGGCCTTCTCCGTGACGGAGGGGGATGAGGAGCGGCTGGTGGTGGTGCAGGAGGTGGATGTCCGCCGCGCCCCGGATTTGGAGGAGGTGGCCGGAGCCATCCGCAGCGCCGTGCAGGCGGAGCACGAGCTGCACGCGCACGCCGTCGTCCTGCTCGGGCCCGGCGCCATTCCGAAGACGACGAGCGGGAAGATCCAGCGCCATGCCAGCCGCCAGGGCTTCCTGGAGGGGACGCTGGAGGAACTGAGCCGCAGCACCTTCCGTCCGGTGTCCGCCTCCGCGCCGGTACGCAGCGTGAGCGCCGCGCAGGTGCGCGAGGCGAGCGGCCCCGAGCGCGTGGAGCGGTTGGCTGCCCACCTGCGGGGTCTGGTGGCGCGAGCGCTCGAGGTTCCCGAGGAGGGGGTGGAGCTGGAGCGGCCCGTTCACAGCTTCGGCCTCGACTCGCTCATGGCGGTGGAGGTGGTACACGCGCTCGAGCACGGGCTGGGGCTCGTCGTGCCGATGACGGGCCTGCTGGCGGAGAGCTCGCTGCGTCAGCTCGCCGAGCGGCTCTCACCTCAGATCGACGCGCCCGCGGCGGCTGTGTCGGGCGCGCTGTCGCAGCCCACGCGCGTCATGTCTCACGGGCAGGAGGCCCTCTGGTTCCTCCAGCAGGTGGCTCCCGAGAGCGCTGCCTATAACGTCTCCTGCGCGGCGCGGATCCTCGCCGCTGTGGATGTGGGCGCGCTGCGTGCCGCTTTCGAGGCGCTGGTGCGGCGCCACCCCGTGCTGAGGACCGTCTACCCGGTGCGTGGCGGAATGCCCGCGCCCGAGGTGCGAGAGGAGCCCGTGAGCTTCGAGCTCGTGGACGCTGCCGGTCTCGGGGATGCCGCGTTGGAGCAGCGCGTCTCGGAGGAGGTGCACCGCCCGTTTGACCTGGCGCGTGGGCCCATCTTCCGCGTCCGGCTCTTCTCGCGTGCGCCGGGAGAGCATGTGCTGCTGCTGGTGGTGCATCACATCGCCGCGGATCTCTGGTCCATGGTGCTGCTGCTGTCCGAGCTGCGCCAGCTCTACCCGGCCTTGCGCGCGGGGCAGCCGTCACCGTTGCCGCCGTCTTCCCGTTCGTATGGAGACTTCGTCGCGTGGCAGGAGCGGCTCCTGGCCAGCGAGCAGGGGGAGAAGCAGCACGCGTACTGGCGCCAGCAGCTCTCCGGGCCCCTGCCCGTGCTCGCGGTGCCGTTCGACAAGCCCGCGCCGACGGTGCTCGGCTCCGCTGGTGCAGGCGTGCGCTTCCGCTTGAGCGCGGAGCTCACCGGCGGCCTCAAGGCGCTGGCGCGCGCGGAGGGCACCACGCTCTACACGGTGCTGCTCGGAGCGTTCCAACTGCTCCTGTCGCGGCTGAGCGGACAGCCGGAGGTGTTGGTGGGCAGCCCGGTGGCGGGCCGTGCGCGGGCCGGTTTCGAGCCGGTGGTGGGTTACTTCGTCAACCCGCTGGTGTTGCGCGCGGACCTCTCGGGTGTGCCCTCGTTCCGGGACTTCCTCGGGCAGGTGCGCCGGCGGGTGCTCGACGCGCTCGATCACCCGGACTTTCCCTTCTACCTGCTGGCCAAGGAACTCCAGGCCCACCGTGAGCCGGGCCGCTCACCGGTGGTGCAGGCCATGTTCGTCCTCCAGCGCCCGCATGCGCGCGGCGAGGAGGAACTCGCGGGCTTCGTGCTGGGCGAGCCGGGGGCCACCCTGCCTCTGGGTGAGCTGTCCCTGGAGTCCTTCCCCCTCACTCCGCGCACGGCGCCCTTCGAGCTGAGCCTGATGATGGTGGAGGCCGACGGCGGGCTCTCCGGCCAGTTCCAATACAGCACCGAGTTGTTCGAGCCCGCGCGCCTGGAGGCGATGGCGCGGCAGTGGGAGACGCTGCTGACGCAGGTGGCAGCGCGGCCGGGTGAGCGCGTCGATCGGCTGAAGCTGATGCGGCCTGCGGAAGGGGAAGAGGTGCTGGCGCAGGGCCGTGGCGCGCCGCGCGACTACCCCCGAGAGGCCAGCATCGGCGAGGTGTTCGCACAGCAGGCGCGGGCCACGCCCCAGGCTGTCGCGCTGGTGTGTGGGAAGGAGCGGGTGAGCTACGCCGAGTTGGACGCGCGGGCCAACGGGCTGGCGCACTGGCTGCGCGAGCGGGGAGTCGGGCCCGAGGACGTCGTGGGCCTGGCCGTGGAGCGGAGCGTAGAGCTGGTGGTGGGGATGCTGGGCGCGCTGAAGGTGGGCGCGGCCTACATGCCCCTGGATCTCGGGCTGCCGCGCGAGCGGCTGCGCTTCATGCTGGGGGAGACGCGTCCGCGCCTCGTGCTGGCGCCGGCGGCGCGCCTGGGCGAGCTGGAGGGACTGCCAGCGGTCGCGGTGGAGGAGGTGTGTCGGCTGAGCGCGGCGGAACCCCCGCGCGTGGCGGTACACGCGGAGAGCGTGGCGAACATCCTGTTCACCTCGGGCTCCACGGGGCGCCCCAAGGGCGTGGCCGTGACCCACCGGGGCGTGCTCCACCTGGCGTTCAACCACTACGCGAGCCTGTCCCCGCGCGAGGTGATGCTGCAGTTGAACACCCCGCTGTTCGACGCCTCCACCATGGAGACGTGGGGCCCGCTGCTCAATGGGGCCCGGGTGGTGGTGAGCCCGCCGGGCGTCGCCTCGCTGGAGGAGCTGAGCCGCCTCATCGCCTCCGAGGGCGTGACCACGGTGCTGATGACCGCGGCGCTCTTGCGCCAGATGGTGGACCACCAGCTCGAGGGCCTGCGCCCGCTGCGGCAGGTGATGGCGGGCGGTGACGCGATGCCGCCCGCGCACGCTCGACGGCTGCTGGACGCGCTGCCGGATACCACGCTCATCAATGTGTACGGACCCACGGAGAACGCGTGCATCACCAGCAGCTACACGCTGCCGCGCGACTCGGATCCGCGGCGCACCGTGCCGCTCGGGGCTCCGCTGGATGACACGGATGTGTACGTGCTGGACGGGAACCTGGAGCCGGTGCCGCCGGGTGTGGTGGGCGAGCTGTACACGGGTGGGGACGGGCTGGCGCGCGGGTACGTGGGGCGACCGGAGCTGACGGCCGAGCGCTTCGTGCCGCACCCGTTCTCCCAGAAGCCCGGAGCCCGGCTGTACCGTACGGGCGATCTGGCCCGCTACCGCCTGGACGGCAACCTGGAGTTCCTGGGCCGCGCGGACGCGCAGGTGAAGGTACGCGGCTACCGCATCGAGCTGGAGGAGATCGAAGCGGTGCTGGCCGAGCACCCCGCGGTGAAGGAAGCGGCGGTGCTGGTGCAGGGCGCGACGGTGGAGGACAAGCGACTGGTGGCCTTCGTCGTGGCCCGGCAGGGAGGATCACCGCAGCCGCAGGAGCTGCGTGCGCACCTGGGGCGGTTGCTGCCCGAGTACATGGTGCCCTCCGCCTTCGTCTCGCTGGAGGCGTTGCCGCTCAATTCCAACGGCAAGCTCGATCGCAAGGCGTTGCTGTCTCTCGCGCCCCAGCAGATGTCGCAGCGCACGGAGTACGTGGCCCCGCGCACGCCCACCGAGGAGCGGCTCGCCGAGGTGCTGGCGGAGGTGCTCTCCGTCCCTCGGGTGGGCGTCCATGACGACTTCTTCGCGCTGGGCGGGCACTCGTTGATGGCCACTCGCGCGGCGGCCCGTATCCACGAGGTGCTCGGTGTGAGCCTGCCCATCCGGGCCTTCTTCGAGGCACCCACCCTCGAGAAGCTGGCCGAGCGCCTTGCCTCGGCCTCGGCTCCCGCCGCCCAGCCCACCATCCAACGGGTGTCGCGCACCGCGCACCGCATGAAGCTCTCCCAGCTTGCTCCGACCGCGCCCGCTCCGGGGCGTGACGATGAGCCCAACCCCTGA